The DNA sequence GGAACCGTAGCTGTTGACGGTGTCGGGATCGAGCGCCTCGGGGATGCGAATCAACGTCGAGACGCCGTCCCTCGCGTCGGCCTCGCAGGCGACGTCGGCGTCGCGGTAGGTGCTTCCGTAGTCGGTGTGGATGCTCGAACCGGTCCACGAGACCCCGCACAGCGACAGCGTGCGACACTCCGAGACCGATTCGGTCTCGACGTACACCGTCTCGCTCTCGAAGTCGGTCGCGGCGACGAACTCCCGGGCCGCGTCGGCGCCGTCGACGTCCGCGAACCGGAGGCGGTCGGCCGTCGTCTCGCTGGCGACGAACCCGCGCGTCTCGCGCATCCGGTCCGGCACCGTTCCTCGTTCCGTCGTCGTCTCCTCGTCGGGGTCGACGAACCACGCCGGCGGTTCGTTGCCGGCGTTCCTGAGTACGTAGTGGTCGGGGACGGGGCCGGGGTCGGAGCGGTTCGACCTCTCGACCGCCGTCGAGGATCCGTACGACTCGCCGTTGCACCCGGCGAGGCCGGAAAGGAGAGTCGCGGCCGCACCGAGGAGAAATCGTCTGCGCGTGGAGGGCATCGTATCATCAACGTTCAGTGACATTCGTAAATGCTTGGTGGTGCGGCGGCGACGCGTGCGGCCGATACGCCGCCACAGAACGGCGATTCGATGGGAGAGGGCAACTCGCGGCGACGCCCGCGTCGTGGCGTGAGCATAGCCGAAATGACCGAGCGCCGGAATTCGATATAGCGTTATTCAATTTACTGCCTCGACTCGCGGCCCTTTTAGGCGTCGCGGGCGTCGGTCGGGTATGGTGCGGAACGTCGCGGGCGTGATGGCGGAACTCGAAGCCGAGGACTTCTACCTCCTGTCGGGCGTCGAACAGGGGATGCGCTTCGGCGAGTGGGTGAACCGCGGCAAACTCCCCGAACTCTCGGGTCTGACGGCCGAGAACGTGGAGTACCGACTGAACCGCTGTATGCGCCGCGACCTGGTCGAACGCAAGACCATCCAGTACGAGGGGTACAAACTCGCCGTCGAGGGCTACGACGCCCTCGCACTCCGCACGTTCTCGAAGCGGGATACGATTCAGGGGGTCGGCGCCCCCCTCGGCGTCGGCAAGGAGAGCGACGTGTTCGAGGTGCAGTCGTACAAACCGTTGGCGCTGAAGTTCCACCGTGAGGGGTACACGAACTTCCGCGAGGTGATGCGCGAACGCGAGTACACCTCCGAGAACCAGCACGTCTCGTGGCTCTACACCGCCCGGAAGGCGGCCGAACGGGAGTACGAGGTGCTCGAAGACCTCTACCCCGACGTCGCGGTGCCGCGGCCAATCGACCAGAACCGCCACGCTATCGTGATGGACAAACTCGCCGGCGTCGAACTCGACCGGGCGAAACTGGAGTCCGAGCAGGTGGTCGGCGTCTTCGACCTCGTGGTCCGGGAAGTCGCCGGCGCCTACGAGGCGGGGTACGTCCACGCCGACATGAGCGAGTACAACGTCGCCGTCGGCGAGGAGGGGGTGACGGTCTTCGACTGGCCGCAGGCGGTCGCCACCGAACACGACAACGCGCG is a window from the Halogeometricum sp. S3BR5-2 genome containing:
- a CDS encoding serine/threonine-protein kinase RIO2 produces the protein MVRNVAGVMAELEAEDFYLLSGVEQGMRFGEWVNRGKLPELSGLTAENVEYRLNRCMRRDLVERKTIQYEGYKLAVEGYDALALRTFSKRDTIQGVGAPLGVGKESDVFEVQSYKPLALKFHREGYTNFREVMREREYTSENQHVSWLYTARKAAEREYEVLEDLYPDVAVPRPIDQNRHAIVMDKLAGVELDRAKLESEQVVGVFDLVVREVAGAYEAGYVHADMSEYNVAVGEEGVTVFDWPQAVATEHDNARELLERDVKNLLDYFRRKYPAAMPEEVDSSSLCDAVAADEFETLRAFAV